The DNA region CCATCCAATTTGGCGCCGATATCGTTGTGCATTCCATCACCAAATACGTTGGCGGCCATGGTACCTCCTTGGGTGGCGTGATTGTCGATTCAGGCAAATTCCCCTGGGCGGAACACAAAGCCCGCTTTCCGGTATTCAATCAACCAGAGCCGTCTTACCACGGAGTGATTTATACCGAAGCGTTTGGTGCTGCCGCCTTTATTGGCCGCGCGCGTACCGTACCTTTGCGTAACACCGGCTCAACGCTATCGCCCATGAATGCCTTTTTACTGTTGCAAGGATTGGAAACTCTGCCACTGCGGATGGAGCGCCATTGCTACAATGCCGCCAAGGTCGCCCAGTTTCTTAAAGATCACGCGAAAGTCAGTTGGGTAAGCTACGCCGGGTTACAAGAGTCGCCTTACTATCCGCTGGCGCAAAAATATATGCACGGAAACCCTTCGGCCATTTTGTCGTTTGGGTTGAAAGACGGCTACGAGGCCGGAGTACGATTTTATGATGCATTAAAGATGATTAAACGCTTGGTCAACATTGGCGATGCCAAAACGTTGGCCTGTCACCCTGCGTCAACCACTCATCGCCAGATGGCGCCACAGGAGCAGTTGCAGGCTGGCGTGAAACCCGAAATGATCCGCCTGTCTATCGGTATTGAACATATCGATGACATCATCGCCGATCTGGATCAAGCGCTGAACGCCTAAACGTTAGTGTTTGTCTTGTCCTAAGATAGCTTATCAAGCAGAGAGCGCACTTGAAGTGCGCTCTCTGCTTACATACTCAAATAGCCTCAATCATCAACCACACTGAATTACCACTGTATTTCGCCTGTGTTGACTTTGGCACTGAGTTCCAGCGATTGTTCACCAGCCAACGTGGGGTATTTGGCTTTCATTACCGCCACCACAGCGGCTGAACCATGTTCGCTTTTTAGTGCGGCATCAAAATCTTGCAGGTACTGTTTAGTAAATTCCAGCGCCTTTACCCCCGCTGGCATAGCGTGAATATAATGTCCGGGGATCACCTTTACGGGGTTAAGCGCTAACATGGCATCCAGATCATCACGCCAGCTTTGTCTTGCAGCCACACTCTGGGTATCTGCGGTCCACACATGTTGACCAGACACCACCGCCACGCCACCTAAAATCGTACGGTTCTGTGGTATCCACAAAAATGCACCATAATCATTGGCTTTGTGCAGCTCTACCGTTACACCGTCAACCGTAAACTGCGTTTTATCTGTTGCTTGCGGCACAATGATTTTGCTGGGTGCACCAGCTTTTAACAACGGCCCCCAATACGCAATTTTGGCCGCTTTTGTGGCATTGATATGGTCGACGACTTTTTGAGTAGCAACCACTTTGGCATCTGGGAACGCCGCCACTATCGGCTGTAAACCAAAATAGAAATCAGGATCGCCACAAGTGATCAAAATGGTGGTCAAATGCTTGCCACTTGCTTTAATGAGCTGTACCAGTGCGGCACCATCTTGGGTGCTGAATTGTGCGTCAACCAGCATGGCTTCATGCGGCCCACTAATCAAAGTCGAGCTGATGGGGAATATCCCATTCTGCTGTGGATTGTACGTCTGTAATTGCAATGTGGCGCCATTGGCGCTGGCAACACTCGCCAGTAACCCGGCAACGGCGGCCCACCACAGTTTAACTAATTGTTTCATTTGCTACTCCTTTCGATTGTTCTGTACTCACGCCGATAACCATTGGCGCAGTTGCTTAACTAACGCTGCGGGCTCACCATAAAAACGGTTAACCG from Shewanella dokdonensis includes:
- a CDS encoding Vmh family MBL fold metallo-hydrolase, translating into MKQLVKLWWAAVAGLLASVASANGATLQLQTYNPQQNGIFPISSTLISGPHEAMLVDAQFSTQDGAALVQLIKASGKHLTTILITCGDPDFYFGLQPIVAAFPDAKVVATQKVVDHINATKAAKIAYWGPLLKAGAPSKIIVPQATDKTQFTVDGVTVELHKANDYGAFLWIPQNRTILGGVAVVSGQHVWTADTQSVAARQSWRDDLDAMLALNPVKVIPGHYIHAMPAGVKALEFTKQYLQDFDAALKSEHGSAAVVAVMKAKYPTLAGEQSLELSAKVNTGEIQW
- a CDS encoding O-acetylhomoserine aminocarboxypropyltransferase/cysteine synthase family protein — encoded protein: MKDETIAIHYGYQTDPTTKSVAVPIFQTVAYEFDNAQHGADLFNLAVPGNIYTRLMNPTNDVLEQRLAALEGGIGALVVSAGAAAVNYAILTLAQAGDNIVSTPQLYGGTYTLFAHMLPSLGIKVKFAKDDKPESLAALIDDQTKAVYCESIGNPAGNIADLENIAKLAHAQGVPVIVDNTVASPVLCKPIQFGADIVVHSITKYVGGHGTSLGGVIVDSGKFPWAEHKARFPVFNQPEPSYHGVIYTEAFGAAAFIGRARTVPLRNTGSTLSPMNAFLLLQGLETLPLRMERHCYNAAKVAQFLKDHAKVSWVSYAGLQESPYYPLAQKYMHGNPSAILSFGLKDGYEAGVRFYDALKMIKRLVNIGDAKTLACHPASTTHRQMAPQEQLQAGVKPEMIRLSIGIEHIDDIIADLDQALNA